The following nucleotide sequence is from Rhineura floridana isolate rRhiFlo1 chromosome 9, rRhiFlo1.hap2, whole genome shotgun sequence.
TTGTGGTCTAGTTAAAACAAATGGTGAAAACAAAGTTTACTGCTATCCTTTAATTTCCCCTTAATGGTAGCTAGGAACCATGTGGACACATTACTGCCATAACCTCTTTTCTTTGACAGTGTGCACTTTCATTTACTTTAATTGCATACACAGACACAATGGCTGGCTCGGCAGCAATTCCTACCTTTTTCAGTAGTGGGTGTGGGTGATCTTGTGTTTGTATGCTATAGTGCCACTACTACACACTTTATTTTGAGTGCCATCTCGGGGAAGGGTGCTGTCCTACAATCCTTCTGAGCTCCTCTATCAGACATCATATACCGTGAAAAGGTCCATGAAGCATGAACAGAACTACAAAAAGATCTAAGTTGATCAAGTTGGGCACAACATTTTAGCACCATTGTCAGGATCTCTCCTGCTGTCACCATCTGTCAGgtcccaccagtcaggatcctggtttttatttgttctctcaccagctctagcacagatctcacaagatcccactgctaggcagcaccaccagccactccctatttcacaatattgctttgagactttgccttagtctccttctggcttattgttactttgtgtctgggtgcacttacaggccacaaccaccctgtatctttgtgtctataaagcatacagccctggattgctctggatacttgatgatgttacactatctcttcaccgctgccaccatttgatactgtttctccaccttggtaaataccctgcccacctttctggtctgtgaaagccccagccaaggatcaggcttttggtaaaccaagaaaatatttatttataaacaccaggaaataacaagattacctAAGGTACATtgaacaagcatatggtttcatatattgtgttactctttatgtttctagtcatatataatctgcctcaataccagcctaatgcaatccaacccacaaccaactccaacccacaacaacaacCGAACACCTCTCTCAACTGtcgtcctctcatttataccttcagccactcaaacactcagccaatcatcatacagcattctccagcattctagcccatgtactccccctctcactcagtccacttaccatatatactttaataaacctgaacttaccatatttacagtaatatctatatacagggacatcacaaccaTATACAGAGATACTATAATGGGTCCGTATTTAACCAAATGTCTGAAATTAACTTCCAGTTAAAATTTTACTCCATTGCCTTGAATGAAAAAAATATCCATCAAAAGAACACAGCATCTAGCTGTATTCACTTCAAGTTTATGTATAATGGGAAAATATGACAGAAAACCACCTGAATCAATGTTGATTCATTATTCCTTTACCCTTAAGGCATAATCAGTTTAGTGTGAGAAAAGAAAACCTGTTTAATATATAAAGTGAACAGGGCACACTGCTAATTTTTATCTCACAACAGTTAATCAATGATTAACTAATTCAATACATTTTCACAATACCAATTTCTGCTTAAATAAAACCAATTTTTAGAAGAATCAGTGTTTGGCTGCTCATGTCAAGTGGATAGTTCCACAGATATTCCATAAAGGCAAGGCTGTCAACACCCCAAAACTtggtttccatttaaaaaaagtgtacattTACTGTCAGGGCATGAAAAAACATGGATGGCACTTTATAGGAACAAATATATTGTGCAGTTAGCTCAGTAAAGGTCAATGGAAATAAAATTATATGCTCAAGTTGGGAAGAGTGGAATGTTTAAAGACCAATGATGACCTAGCAGCAGACTAGGAGAGACTCAGTTCTTCAATTCATCCTTGTAAGCAGCATTAATCACTGATTTTGTTCATCAATAGTTTGATTACATCTCCATTTCTTGTCCATTAGTATACAGAAGTGTGGCTTAAGAAAAAATGTTTCCATTTTCTTTGCTGTAGAAATGATATTAGTTATCAGAAGGCATCTACAATTGACTTAGGTGGAAATTCACAAGAATGATAGGATGAAAATCATTCAGATACGAATAAGTAGCATCGttcccatctttctttttatcctTCCATCTTTTGCATGCCAAAGTAGTAATCTTTGAAGCAGTTAGGCACTTATGACCCTTAGAATCTGAAATACTTTACTACTGAAATGATCTGTGAGGGAACGTCAgaaacacagccaagaaaggagCAATACTCAAGTGACCTGTAAAGAAAGCAAATCAATATGGGGATTTGACTAAGATTACATGCTTGACAGTCTAAGATCACAAAAACTGATAGTGTGGATGTAACTAAATGTGGAAGTAAAGAAATAATTGGCTGTGACTTTCCTTCCTGCCTAGAAATACAAGAAATGCATTGTCATCATTCACAAGGGGCAGGACTCCCAGTATCTGGAACAAATTTTGTCCCACTGTTAAAAGTTAGTAAACAGCTTCCACTATTGCCCCATAGGACTCACAATATATTGCCTAAGATCAGGTACATAGTTGGGGAAGAGTGCAAAAACTGTCACCCTCTCTAACAAAGCAACAGGCAGCATGCTTACCCACATCACCAGGGTCCCTAGGTGCAACTctttttatttaaatgatttctATTCTGTATTCAACAAAATTTTCCAAGGCAGTCAACAATAAATCACAGCCAGGGTGTTTCCATTTACCCCTCTACCCCTGCCTTTAAAATCTTGTAAGAAGGTGTTATTCAGAGTCCCACTCCTGCTGCATCATGGCaggggtgtttctaggagcaaagaTGAGACTGTCAtattccctttttatttttactgtactGCCAGGAAGTGTAATGTTATCTGTTAACAGTTGTAATGctgttatatttatagtattgaaaGTTTTTTTGTGTGCTGTGATATCTGCTGTTAtgctactgttttattatttttattattatgaaattgttcttATAATTGCTGTTcactttgttgtaagctgctttgagctcaatttttttgtggaaaggaaGCGTACAGATAAAATGATGAGGATGATGAAAAATGTAAAATGCAATAGTTAACATTAGatttaaaaacagtattaaaaattgCACACGTAAAAACCTAGCAATAAAGGTATGAAAACAGCAATACAAGATCTATAGCCCTCTAAAAGCCCAGAAGAGTGCCTTCAACTGAAACCAAAAAGATAGCCCCAGTGAAGGGTGtctggggagagtattccacatctaggacactactgaaaaggccctctctctggttgctACTTACCTTACCTCTAAAGGCAGGAGTACCTGGAACATGGATGCTGCCTCAGATCTTAAAGGGAGGACAGGTTCATATGGGAGCACATGCTCCTTTGTCAATGCCCCAAGCTGAATAAGGCTTTTATAGGTCACAACCTCTTGAACACAGCCAGTCAAGTCCCCTCAGCAAGATAATACAAGCCAAGAAGTGTAAGGGTTGAGCAAACAGGTGAAAAGCTGTACTGCCCCAACTGCCTTTTCCATATAACTCAATAGAGCACATTGTCACATAGAAGTCAAAGGGAGATTGCAACAACATGCATACGTATTGgatgtctcactgaactcagtctTCGTCTTCTTTCCAATCAGGCTGCAAACAATGAAAGACACAGTTGTTGAGGAAATGAAATCTGCCCTCCAACCCAGATATTGGCAACAGATATTTGCATACATACAAATATATACTGATACATGGTTCATACTGTCTAacataactatttatttataaaataattcatatactgccctctcacaaGGATCAGGGCAGCGTACAATATAAAAAgcctttaaaagcaatacagaacaatcaGAAAGAGACTGGCTATTCAAGAAAATGTTAGAAACTGcacaggcctgtcagcataaaaaagtcttcaagcgtcttctgaaagtcaaaagcaaggatgcctggcAGTAACTTCAACTCTCTGGCAGTGATTTCAACTATGCCCTTAAGTCATCACTCTTCAGTTTGATCTACTGTACGCTTACAAGTGCAACAATTCTGTAGAAGCCATCTGTGCATAACAACCTACTGAAAGCTATCCAGTAGCCTACTTTTTGTCCTTTTATTTAGCTCGTTTGTTTACACGATGCCCACAAGTCTGACCCAGGTTGCTTCCAATCTTCTTCCATTAACAGTTTCAGGTTGAGGCATTTAAAATATTCTAGGCGATGGCTACAAAAGAAAGAAGGCAAAGAGACAGTAGGGTTAGAAATATTTACACTTACTCCCTTCCACTTCTGCTAAATTGGTACAGGCAGTAAAAGTTACAGAACTAGGATAAAAGTGCTCTTCCTCACCACCCCAAGAAATTACACTGTTTGTAACTATGTCACATTCACATTATGAAATTACTTTGGATGGCTACATCTTATGCATTATTGCCTTCTGATTTTTCAGACAAGGAACAGCATGATACTCTCTTAAACAAAGTAAGGCATACAGATAACACTCTGTCTAATAAAGAGTAGCCACCAAGATAAACAGATTTGTACAGTGAGTGGTAGATTATGTTTCAACTGGCCATCTCGCCAAGTCTCAGTTCAGCTAATGCATAAAATTTTCTTCCATCAGCATACCAGGCCCACATAGTTTCCATGGTCTTaaaagagagtgtgagtgagtgagtgagtgagtgagtgagtgaggacAGTCAATTGGAAAGTTTACAAATTAATGtcttcatccagatttttttaaattgctcatTCACCAATCACCAAGCTAAGTACAGCCAGAATACGTTACTGTAATAACAGCAAATTAAGCAAGACCTATGCGAAGCAGACGAGGTGACTGGAATTACAGAAAAGTGTGGACAATGATGGAAACATTGCAGTGCATACATACTAGCAGATATTTCCCTCCAGCAGTTGCTAATGAGTATGGAATATGGCAAGCGATCCCAGACGCAAGAAAGCATTCTAAACAACAGAGGTAAAAGAGTAAAAATTCTTGTCATCTTTTACAACATCCTTCCAACACTCACATTTCTGTGGCAACACATATCCCCATGCACTTCTTGGTCTAATACAAGAAGTGTACAGGTGTTAGGTTATAATCCAAGGATGCTTTGAAAACTTTAGCAAAGTAGTGTATGTGAAAGACAATGATCTTTAAcgtttatttttctttaatgaGTTAACATATTTACTAAAAAGATTActataataagaataagaagcaTCCTTGAGCTGCCTGAACAGTAGAAGCAACACTACTGCAACTTAGATTCTAGTCTAGATTCTGCTGTGCCATCTttgccttaagaacataaaagaagacgctgctggatcaagccaatgacccacttagtccagcatcctgttctcacagtgcccaaccagctgcccatgggaagccagcaaggagAATCAgagtgcaagggcactctcccctcctgcaatttctaacaattggtatttggaaacataccgcctctgactatggaggcagatcaCAGCTATCGTGGCTAGTTGCCACTGATAGTCTCATCCTCCACGAaaaaggaacttaggaagctgccttataccaagtcagaccattggtccatctactcagTATTATCTTCACTGATTAGTAGGCattagatgccagggattgaacctgggacttacaaagcagatgttctactgctgagctacagcctctCCTTTGCCTTCTAACTTGAAGGACAATAACATTCTCTCACACACCAGCCTCTCTGTTGTCAGAACAGAAAAATAGTACCACAGATGTACTTACAAGTCAGGTTTCTGGTTCGTCTCAATCTCATGTTGAGGTACAGGGTAGAGGGCTTCATATGTTCTGTTAACACCTGACCCATGAATGGCATATGCATTAAATTTGTTAGTGGCTGGTGGAAAGTAACTCCAAGGAAGATGAGCTCTTCCATTCCATTTGGCACTTATTCTTGACACTTCAAACATTAAAGGAAGCTCTTGCTGTGTTAAAAGAAGATATGAAGATTGATCCCAGTCCCACAAGTGTTAAAGTAATCAtgcatttggtggtggtggtggtggtggagtcaTATGGTCCACTTACTTTACACACTTTCCGTCTGCCAGAAAGCAACAGTACCAGATGCTGCCCATGCCTATGAAAACAAAGTACAGTCACACCAGATATCCATTAGAATGCCTCTAAACCAGGGGTAGATTATAGTTCTTTGATGAAAACTGTGCAGCCTAATAAAATGCaaaaggtggtattcaatgctaatcctactcagaacagacccattgaagttagtagacatgactaactaaactaaattattccataattttaatgggtctcctctgagtaggacttagctgaatacaacccaaacaaTTTTTAAGGAATCTGCTATGTAACTAAACATGAAGAAATTAAATGACACAACTATATTTGCTACATTCTGGACTACAtttacaaatattaatatttgggttAATAAGCCTTTACCAGCCCACAACAGCATACACAATATATACAGATTTTAGCCTACATTTACTGAATACTTTTAGATGTGCTAATAGTTgcccatcattttagcttcagcACCACTCAAAACCCTGATTTTAGACACTTTTCTGATCATGCCTTCCCTGTGTCTGAACAATAAAATTGTCTCAACAATAACACACATACTGTTGAAAGCCCCCAAGCCTTTCTCCCATCTCGGACTCTTCTCACTCTTATTCCATAAAACCACAGAAATTCATCCATTGCTTATTTTGATACTACTGCAGCTGCAATTGAGCAGGATATGTGGGGTTCCTACAGATCTTTAATATAACTTTAGAGGCAGAGTTTTAGCAATTACAGAGAAATGCATACAGTCTGTCCTTGCCCACCACCTTACCTTCTTGCACTGACTGATTATATGCATGGTCTTTATAGCTCTGTGCCATTTACTGCCAACATATCCAGACCAAGAGAAGCCCTAATGTTTTATTCCAATCACACTGCAGAAACAGCGGCTACTTTCTAAAGCCATAAAACAAGCCCAAACAGACACTAGCAGGAGTGATACACAAAAGTCTGGACAGGACTGTCTTGTGCTTGGTCCTATTGTTCACCTGAAGGCACTCCTGAAATTCTAGCAATCTCCTGAAGTAAGCTTGCACATCAAGTATTTAAGCAACATGATGACAAAAGAAGGTAAAAGTTTTTGAAATGTTTACTTACGGACAGAGCTCCACTTCTAAGTACTGCTGAGTCTGGTCATTCAAGAAGAAAGCTTCTACAACTAAAAATCGAAAAAAACTTTGCtgcttatttcattttaaataattttatactTACAGTGCAATACTATACACGGTTACATGGAGGTAAGTCCTACTGAGCTCAACAGAACTTATATCCTAGTACATTTAGGATTGTagacataggctgcaatcctatatccactcaCATGGAAGCAAACCACATTGATCTCAATAAGCCTtatcttttgagtagacatgtacagaagTTGTGCTGTAAAATCTTTTTTTCTGTTCTACTTTTTCAGCAACAAAGTAACTATATATTTTTCATCATGTGCTGTGAAAACACTTTGCAAGTAGTTTATTACTGCCATAATTTAGAATCATATTCGCTTTAAAACTACTACCAACCCCCCCCCTACTACAAacaatgtgggggggggagacaaaagaTTGATTCTCCAGCTAGATGATGGAAACAGCTGTAGAAAATAACAGTTTTTCTAAGTGGTATTAGCTGTCAATCAGGTAAGTGAAGCTGAGGGACTCTTACCAGATGCCTGTGATGGTGAAATTGAACAGAACTGAGCAATCATTCACTGCACTGGCCCCAAGGAAAAACCTTAAGTGCAAGAAACTGATGCGATATACTCCCCTAAAGCAATGGAATGAATGTGAAACAACTGAGGAAGCACGGAAAGAATTACATTTATATG
It contains:
- the C9H4orf33 gene encoding UPF0462 protein C4orf33 homolog; amino-acid sequence: MEFKIEHTWNSFPVSHDPVMIRLSPEDAGILVEVNAPFFNDPSAPPGEPGKPFNGLWDYEVVEAFFLNDQTQQYLEVELCPHGQHLVLLLSGRRKVCKQELPLMFEVSRISAKWNGRAHLPWSYFPPATNKFNAYAIHGSGVNRTYEALYPVPQHEIETNQKPDFHRLEYFKCLNLKLLMEEDWKQPGSDLWASCKQTS